The following proteins are co-located in the Spirosoma montaniterrae genome:
- a CDS encoding HsdM family class I SAM-dependent methyltransferase, protein MAHNLSGIIKSIRDTMREDKGVNGDAQRIEQLGWMLFLKIFDDKDQEMELLDDAYVSPIPAEYQWRNWAANAEGITGDALLEFIDRGLFPTLRQLPTTSVGGAANPRALLVSEVFEGNNNYMKSGTNLRKVCNKLNEIDFNVATERHLFGDLYENILRELQSAGDSGEFYTPRAVTQFMADIIAPRLGEVVYDPACGTGGFLTAVIEHLKPQANTVADRQLIQANVRGTEYKPLPYVLALTNLILHDVEVPNIRYDDSLAREYTSIRDRDRVDVILANPPFGGTVANGNEGNFPANFRTRESADLFLVLIVNLLKQGGRAALVLPDGSLTGEGVKQRVREKLLTDCNLHTIVRLPQSVFAPYATVSTNLLFFEKKQSVNLPSGAGPLFETEPNHAYATREIWYYEHQLPEGQKAYSKTKPIRLDEFDKLKAWWTKREENEQAWRVPIEQLVARNFDLDIKNPHRKTEETPAETAELIALLSQSMQRSLKLLAGLKEAVEA, encoded by the coding sequence ATGGCCCACAACTTATCTGGCATTATCAAATCCATTCGCGACACCATGCGCGAAGACAAGGGCGTCAACGGCGATGCCCAACGTATCGAACAACTCGGCTGGATGCTGTTTCTGAAAATCTTTGATGACAAAGACCAGGAAATGGAACTGCTCGACGATGCCTACGTTTCGCCCATTCCAGCCGAATACCAGTGGCGTAACTGGGCTGCCAACGCCGAAGGCATCACGGGCGACGCGCTGCTGGAGTTCATCGACCGGGGGTTGTTTCCGACCCTGCGGCAGCTACCAACCACCAGCGTGGGCGGGGCCGCCAATCCCCGCGCTCTGTTGGTAAGCGAGGTGTTCGAGGGCAACAACAACTACATGAAGTCGGGCACGAACCTGCGCAAGGTGTGCAACAAGCTCAACGAGATTGATTTCAACGTAGCGACCGAGCGGCACTTGTTTGGCGATCTTTACGAAAACATCCTGCGCGAACTGCAATCGGCGGGCGACAGTGGGGAGTTCTATACGCCCCGCGCTGTGACGCAGTTTATGGCCGACATCATTGCTCCCCGGCTGGGCGAGGTGGTCTATGACCCGGCCTGCGGCACCGGGGGCTTTCTGACGGCGGTTATCGAACACCTGAAACCACAGGCCAACACCGTGGCCGACCGCCAACTGATTCAGGCCAACGTGCGCGGCACCGAATACAAGCCGCTGCCCTACGTACTGGCCCTGACCAATTTGATTCTGCACGACGTGGAGGTGCCCAACATCCGCTACGACGACTCGCTGGCCCGCGAATATACGAGCATCCGCGACCGCGACCGGGTCGATGTTATTCTGGCCAATCCGCCCTTTGGCGGCACCGTAGCGAACGGCAACGAGGGCAACTTCCCGGCCAATTTCCGCACCCGCGAAAGTGCCGATCTGTTTCTGGTGCTGATTGTCAACCTGCTCAAACAGGGTGGCCGGGCCGCGCTCGTACTGCCCGACGGATCGCTCACGGGCGAGGGCGTGAAGCAACGCGTCCGCGAAAAACTCCTAACCGACTGCAATCTGCACACCATCGTGCGGTTGCCCCAATCGGTGTTTGCGCCCTATGCGACGGTCAGTACCAACCTGTTGTTTTTCGAGAAAAAGCAGTCGGTTAATCTGCCATCGGGAGCGGGGCCGCTGTTTGAAACGGAACCTAACCATGCCTATGCCACCCGCGAGATTTGGTACTACGAACACCAGCTACCCGAAGGGCAGAAAGCCTACAGCAAAACCAAACCCATCCGGCTCGATGAGTTCGACAAGTTGAAAGCATGGTGGACTAAGCGTGAGGAAAACGAACAGGCATGGCGCGTACCGATAGAGCAGCTTGTAGCCCGTAACTTCGACCTCGACATTAAGAACCCGCATCGCAAAACCGAAGAGACCCCCGCCGAAACCGCCGAACTCATCGCGCTGCTGAGCCAGTCAATGCAACGGAGTTTAAAGCTGTTGGCTGGGTTGAAAGAGGCTGTAGAGGCATAG
- a CDS encoding restriction endonuclease subunit S, whose protein sequence is MIFKIKDFLTRIRVPVQVEDDASYQLVTIRMRHQGVCLRGVKAGREIGTKTMYRVKAGQFVLSGIDARNGAFGVIPDELEGAVVTNDFWYFDVDDRVIDRDYFLYLTSTPFFDNLCRLASDGTTNRVRLQADKFYNYEITLPPVDEQRIVLKRLVALKSKLTALNAEFDQQDTLLTKLQQAILQDAVRGKLTATYRESVYNATSVTQPVTGSSPVRTATEQTETGTDLLARIRAEKAELIHSGKLRSQKTLPPITDAEKPFELPEGWVWARLGDLAEMMGGGTPSKNNPTYWQGNLPWVSPKDMKVDYLSDTIDHISEVAIQESTAKIIPAESLLIVVRGMILLKKIPLAINVVPVTLNQDMKAIKPFKKAVLPYLFICLKGLEPMLLREVNTATHGTGKIDSEILTNLHIPLPPLAEQRAIVAAVERALGQVAQLRAELQAQRAGAGELLRALLHRAFAGGEEVET, encoded by the coding sequence ATGATTTTTAAAATCAAAGATTTTCTAACCCGTATTCGCGTACCAGTTCAAGTAGAAGATGATGCCTCATACCAACTCGTAACCATCCGAATGCGACACCAGGGCGTTTGCCTGCGGGGGGTGAAAGCAGGTCGTGAAATTGGTACAAAGACAATGTATCGCGTTAAGGCCGGGCAGTTTGTCTTGTCGGGTATTGATGCCCGTAATGGTGCCTTTGGGGTTATTCCTGACGAGTTGGAAGGGGCTGTTGTGACCAACGACTTCTGGTATTTTGACGTTGACGACCGGGTTATTGACAGAGATTATTTTCTGTATCTGACCTCGACACCGTTTTTCGATAACCTTTGCCGATTAGCCAGCGATGGCACCACTAACCGTGTGCGGTTGCAGGCCGACAAGTTTTACAACTACGAGATTACATTGCCGCCCGTTGATGAGCAACGTATTGTGCTGAAAAGACTGGTGGCTTTGAAAAGTAAACTGACTGCCCTTAACGCTGAATTCGACCAACAAGACACCCTGCTTACCAAACTACAGCAAGCCATTTTGCAGGATGCCGTGCGGGGCAAGCTAACCGCTACGTATCGGGAGTCAGTGTACAACGCTACGTCTGTCACGCAGCCTGTCACGGGTTCGAGTCCCGTCCGCACTGCAACTGAGCAGACCGAAACCGGCACTGATCTCCTCGCCCGCATCCGCGCCGAAAAAGCCGAACTGATACATAGCGGTAAACTCCGCAGCCAAAAAACACTCCCCCCCATCACCGACGCCGAAAAACCATTTGAGTTGCCCGAAGGATGGGTGTGGGCGAGGTTGGGGGATTTAGCAGAAATGATGGGTGGGGGAACTCCTTCCAAAAATAACCCTACTTACTGGCAAGGTAATCTCCCTTGGGTCAGCCCTAAAGACATGAAAGTTGATTATCTGTCAGATACAATAGACCACATTTCGGAAGTAGCAATTCAAGAGTCGACAGCCAAAATAATTCCAGCAGAGTCATTGCTTATTGTTGTTCGCGGCATGATTCTACTAAAAAAAATTCCTCTGGCTATCAACGTAGTGCCCGTTACTTTGAATCAGGATATGAAGGCTATAAAACCGTTTAAAAAAGCCGTCTTACCCTATTTATTTATCTGCTTAAAAGGTCTGGAACCCATGTTACTAAGAGAAGTAAATACAGCTACTCATGGAACTGGCAAGATAGATAGTGAAATATTAACTAACCTACATATCCCTCTCCCTCCCCTTGCTGAGCAGCGGGCGATTGTGGCTGCGGTGGAGCGGGCGTTGGGGCAGGTGGCGCAGTTGCGGGCCGAGTTGCAGGCGCAGCGGGCGGGCGCGGGCGAGTTGCTACGTGCCCTGCTGCACCGGGCGTTTGCGGGTGGGGAGGAGGTTGAAACGTAG